One window of the Haloarcula halobia genome contains the following:
- a CDS encoding DUF7096 domain-containing protein encodes MEWTRFTAALVAALVVVAGVPVGAAALLDGSGTHAQSAGNSTVNVTTGQQLSTVLSATSDDVQSEVDETEFEVEYENRSDERRAEVVAERGTRLSERADAIRDDYENATEAYEAGELTRSEYAQRIATLNARAENLAESHDRLQDRLGDVSKLELRAAGFNQTELRAAVADLDSVRGAGAAALLQRFTGTSEGEIELETTGGLTIEVEGEEGEFSREITRPTDDDTSLTASQADALDTARSALSTQAGATWRLQRASVHEDSGYYEFEFGFRTANRTGEAEIRVDGSSGEVFRVEEEIEPSEEAEEREEEREEDEREEDDEREDGEDRELALVVADGAIAASETITVQALEDGQPAANVSVSLNGESVGTTDSDGLVSVTLPAGGDVELTAGEGELEFELGEDEGEVYRNLRADTALADGTVTVTLTYQDRGVADAVVYANDRQVGTTDSDGTVAFDVPSGTEELDVEIVKGEFEAEFEYELRNGSLVLTDGADGEVEREDAESEDDESAEEETEEPEEDETEEPEEDETEEPEEDETEGPEDEETEEPEEDETEDPEDDR; translated from the coding sequence ATGGAATGGACCAGATTCACGGCCGCCCTCGTGGCGGCGCTCGTCGTGGTCGCCGGCGTCCCGGTGGGTGCGGCGGCGCTCCTCGACGGGTCGGGCACACACGCACAGTCTGCGGGCAACAGTACGGTGAACGTCACGACCGGCCAGCAGCTCTCGACGGTGCTGTCGGCGACGAGCGACGACGTCCAGAGCGAGGTCGACGAGACCGAGTTCGAGGTCGAGTACGAGAACCGCTCGGACGAGCGACGCGCCGAGGTCGTCGCCGAGCGTGGCACCCGGCTCTCCGAGCGGGCCGACGCCATCCGCGACGACTACGAGAACGCCACGGAGGCCTACGAGGCCGGCGAACTCACGCGTTCGGAGTACGCCCAGCGCATCGCGACGCTGAACGCGCGGGCGGAGAACCTCGCCGAGAGCCACGACCGGCTCCAGGACCGACTCGGCGACGTCTCGAAGCTCGAACTCCGCGCGGCCGGGTTCAACCAGACCGAACTGCGGGCCGCCGTCGCGGATCTGGACAGCGTCCGCGGGGCCGGCGCGGCGGCGCTCCTCCAGCGGTTTACCGGGACGAGCGAGGGCGAGATCGAACTCGAGACCACCGGCGGCCTCACGATCGAAGTCGAGGGCGAGGAAGGGGAGTTCTCGCGGGAGATCACCCGCCCCACCGACGACGACACCTCGCTGACGGCGAGTCAGGCCGACGCGCTGGACACCGCACGGAGTGCCCTCTCGACGCAGGCCGGCGCGACGTGGCGGCTGCAGCGGGCCAGCGTCCACGAGGACAGCGGCTACTACGAGTTCGAGTTCGGCTTCCGGACGGCCAACCGGACCGGTGAGGCCGAGATCCGCGTCGACGGCTCCTCGGGCGAGGTCTTCCGCGTCGAAGAGGAGATCGAACCGAGCGAGGAAGCCGAGGAGCGCGAGGAAGAACGTGAGGAAGACGAGCGGGAAGAAGACGACGAGCGCGAGGACGGCGAGGACCGTGAACTGGCGCTGGTCGTCGCGGACGGTGCCATCGCTGCGTCCGAGACCATCACCGTCCAGGCGCTCGAGGACGGCCAGCCCGCCGCGAACGTCTCCGTCTCGCTGAACGGCGAGTCGGTCGGGACGACCGACTCCGACGGGCTCGTCTCGGTGACGCTCCCCGCTGGCGGCGACGTGGAACTCACCGCGGGGGAGGGAGAACTCGAGTTCGAACTCGGCGAGGACGAGGGCGAGGTCTACCGTAATCTCCGGGCCGACACCGCGCTCGCGGACGGCACGGTCACGGTGACGCTCACCTACCAGGACCGTGGCGTCGCCGACGCCGTCGTCTACGCCAACGACCGACAGGTCGGAACCACCGACAGCGACGGGACGGTCGCGTTCGACGTGCCCAGCGGCACCGAGGAACTCGACGTCGAGATCGTGAAAGGCGAGTTCGAGGCCGAGTTCGAGTACGAACTCCGGAACGGCTCGCTGGTCCTGACCGACGGCGCCGACGGCGAGGTCGAGCGCGAAGACGCGGAATCCGAGGACGACGAGTCTGCGGAGGAAGAGACCGAGGAGCCAGAAGAAGACGAGACCGAGGAGCCAGAAGAAGACGAGACCGAGGAGCCCGAAGAAGACGAGACCGAGGGCCCTGAGGACGAAGAGACCGAGGAGCCCGAAGAAGACGAGACCGAGGACCCCGAGGACGATAGATGA
- the pdxT gene encoding pyridoxal 5'-phosphate synthase glutaminase subunit PdxT has translation MSIRAGVLAVQGDVSEHAAAIERAAAAHGDDADVVEIRTAGLVPDCDVLLLPGGESTTISRHVQREGIAGEIQAHVAADKPVLATCAGLIVASTDAQDDRVETLGLVDATVQRNAFGRQKDSFEAPLEVTGLEDPFPGVFIRAPVIDSVGDDVEVLAEWDGRPVAIRDGSVVGTSFHPELTPDSRIHDLAFFRTAEA, from the coding sequence ATGTCTATACGGGCTGGCGTCCTCGCCGTCCAGGGCGACGTCTCCGAGCACGCAGCGGCCATCGAACGGGCGGCTGCGGCCCACGGCGACGACGCCGACGTCGTGGAGATTCGGACCGCGGGACTGGTCCCCGACTGTGACGTCTTGCTGCTGCCGGGCGGGGAGTCGACGACCATCTCCCGGCACGTCCAGCGCGAGGGCATCGCGGGCGAGATCCAGGCTCACGTCGCGGCTGACAAGCCGGTGCTGGCGACGTGTGCCGGTCTCATCGTCGCCTCGACGGACGCCCAGGACGACCGCGTCGAGACGCTCGGCCTGGTCGACGCCACCGTCCAGCGCAACGCCTTCGGCCGCCAGAAGGACAGCTTCGAGGCGCCACTTGAGGTCACCGGGCTCGAGGACCCCTTCCCCGGGGTGTTCATCCGCGCGCCGGTCATCGACAGCGTCGGCGACGACGTCGAGGTACTCGCCGAGTGGGACGGTCGCCCGGTCGCCATCCGTGACGGCTCCGTCGTCGGCACCTCCTTCCACCCGGAACTCACCCCCGACTCCCGGATCCACGACCTTGCCTTCTTCCGGACTGCCGAGGCGTAG
- a CDS encoding ASCH domain-containing protein translates to MAHIDAGEILPNEHVQQQAAEGRITQLHRGHKYAEEGDTFEIDGQRFEVTDVTHRTLGDLTDDDAQREGSEDLEAYRERLARVHDSFEWDDDSEVVRHRFAPVEE, encoded by the coding sequence ATGGCACACATCGACGCCGGCGAGATCCTCCCGAACGAGCACGTCCAGCAGCAGGCGGCCGAGGGACGAATCACTCAGTTGCACCGCGGCCACAAGTACGCCGAGGAGGGCGACACCTTCGAGATTGACGGCCAGCGCTTCGAGGTGACCGACGTCACCCACCGGACGCTGGGGGATCTGACCGACGACGACGCCCAGCGTGAGGGGTCGGAGGACCTCGAGGCGTACCGGGAGCGGCTGGCTCGAGTCCACGACTCCTTCGAGTGGGACGACGACAGCGAGGTCGTCCGTCACCGGTTCGCGCCCGTCGAGGAGTGA
- the hisE gene encoding phosphoribosyl-ATP diphosphatase, translated as MSDDVIDEVFAVIEDRKETLPEDSYTASLFTHEKGENAVLEKLGEETTELILAAKDDDHDELAHEAADIVYHMLVLLAMKDMDVSDLRAELAERR; from the coding sequence ATGAGCGACGACGTCATCGACGAGGTGTTTGCCGTCATCGAGGACCGCAAGGAGACCCTGCCGGAGGACTCGTATACGGCCTCGCTGTTCACCCACGAGAAAGGCGAGAACGCCGTCCTGGAGAAACTCGGCGAGGAGACCACCGAACTCATCCTCGCGGCGAAAGACGACGACCACGACGAACTCGCCCACGAGGCCGCCGACATCGTCTACCACATGCTGGTCCTGCTGGCGATGAAAGACATGGACGTCTCGGACCTGCGGGCGGAACTGGCCGAGCGGCGGTGA
- a CDS encoding NOG1 family protein — translation MSHPFENLPTTPTAEEVIDQAFSRATRAGGAKDGVEAQQSMLMTASNIVSDNLQNVAQSWPTIDDLDPFYIELADAVVSETDPADDDDGIDALKQHLSEISWAGRKAKEIRQEYEGRLVRGDKDTARKLRKQAFARMADVVEEVEDDLTAVSKARDALKVLPDIRPDEPAIVVAGYPNVGKSSFVNHVTRADNAIASYPFTTTQIRVGHFEDGRIRYQLVDTPGLLDRPPEDRNEIESQAVSALEHLADAVLVLVDPSEECGYPLDQQLALRDAIEARFDVPVLTIANKSDRSTHVEADHYMSVTGDDNVDAVLQAAVDAVGYELELPFDDE, via the coding sequence ATGAGCCATCCCTTCGAGAATCTCCCGACGACACCGACCGCCGAGGAGGTCATCGACCAGGCCTTCTCGCGGGCGACGCGGGCCGGCGGCGCGAAAGACGGTGTCGAGGCCCAGCAGTCGATGCTGATGACGGCCTCGAACATCGTCTCGGACAACCTTCAGAACGTCGCCCAATCGTGGCCGACCATCGACGACCTGGATCCCTTCTATATCGAACTCGCGGACGCGGTCGTCAGCGAGACCGACCCCGCGGACGACGACGACGGCATCGACGCGCTGAAACAGCACCTCTCGGAGATTTCGTGGGCCGGCCGCAAGGCCAAGGAGATTCGCCAGGAGTACGAGGGTCGCCTGGTCCGGGGCGACAAGGACACCGCCCGCAAACTCCGCAAGCAGGCCTTCGCCCGCATGGCCGACGTGGTCGAAGAGGTCGAGGACGACCTGACAGCCGTCTCGAAGGCCCGGGACGCGCTGAAGGTCCTCCCCGACATCCGCCCCGACGAACCGGCCATCGTCGTCGCCGGCTACCCCAACGTCGGCAAGTCCTCCTTCGTCAACCACGTCACCCGCGCCGACAACGCCATCGCCTCCTACCCCTTCACGACCACGCAGATCCGCGTCGGCCACTTCGAGGACGGGCGCATCCGCTACCAGCTGGTCGACACACCGGGCCTGCTCGACCGGCCCCCTGAGGACCGAAACGAGATCGAATCACAGGCCGTCAGCGCCCTCGAGCATCTGGCCGACGCCGTGCTCGTGCTCGTCGACCCCAGCGAGGAGTGTGGCTACCCGCTCGACCAGCAACTCGCGCTCCGGGACGCCATCGAGGCGCGGTTCGACGTGCCCGTACTGACCATCGCGAACAAGAGTGACCGGTCGACTCACGTCGAGGCTGACCACTACATGAGCGTCACCGGGGACGACAACGTCGACGCCGTCCTGCAGGCCGCGGTCGACGCCGTCGGCTACGAACTCGAACTGCCCTTCGACGACGAGTAA
- a CDS encoding helix-turn-helix transcriptional regulator: protein MDGTRVVGIVLVALLVTQAGAAQTLPDTDNTVTRISVAADGDAEWTVTVRTRLHDESDVQAYRTFQDRVRENESRYLDPFRDRLTGVVATAADGTGRSMTAENFSLSTRVQQVPRRWGVVEYTFTWTAFARADGDALVVGDVFGGGLFIARNDTLVLTGPSSHAVAQVAPSPETREDGTVSWVGPREFADNRPQVRYVPQTGVETASTTQPQAGRQWELVPFVVGALGLAAALVGAARYRRRHTDEVAPDEAEAGTTAGAGTRAAPIQTDGDRVVQLLEDRGGQVKQSAIAEAFDWSASKTSRVVSDLTDDGRVEKLRIGRENVVSLPDEREE, encoded by the coding sequence ATGGATGGCACGCGGGTCGTGGGGATCGTGCTGGTCGCGCTGCTCGTCACGCAGGCGGGGGCGGCCCAGACGCTCCCGGACACGGACAACACGGTGACGCGGATCTCGGTCGCGGCCGACGGCGACGCCGAGTGGACGGTCACCGTCCGGACCCGCCTCCACGACGAGTCCGACGTCCAGGCCTACCGGACCTTCCAGGATCGGGTCCGCGAGAACGAGTCGCGGTATCTCGACCCGTTCCGCGACCGCCTCACCGGCGTCGTCGCGACGGCGGCCGACGGGACCGGCCGGTCGATGACCGCCGAGAACTTCTCGCTCTCGACGCGCGTCCAGCAGGTGCCCAGACGCTGGGGCGTCGTCGAGTACACGTTCACCTGGACGGCGTTCGCGCGGGCCGACGGCGACGCGCTGGTCGTCGGCGACGTCTTCGGCGGCGGCCTGTTCATCGCGCGCAACGACACGCTCGTCCTCACGGGGCCCTCGAGCCACGCGGTCGCGCAGGTGGCCCCGAGCCCCGAGACGCGCGAGGACGGGACGGTCAGCTGGGTCGGCCCGCGGGAGTTCGCCGACAACCGGCCACAGGTTCGGTACGTGCCCCAGACGGGGGTCGAGACGGCGTCGACGACCCAGCCACAGGCCGGCCGCCAGTGGGAACTCGTCCCGTTCGTCGTCGGGGCGCTCGGCCTGGCCGCCGCCCTTGTCGGCGCCGCCCGCTACCGGCGCAGACACACGGACGAGGTCGCGCCCGACGAGGCCGAAGCGGGAACGACAGCAGGCGCGGGAACCAGGGCAGCACCGATACAGACTGACGGCGACCGCGTCGTCCAGTTGCTCGAGGACAGAGGCGGGCAGGTGAAACAGTCGGCCATCGCAGAGGCGTTCGACTGGTCGGCGTCGAAGACGTCCCGGGTCGTCTCGGACCTGACCGACGACGGCCGTGTAGAGAAGCTCCGTATCGGTCGCGAGAACGTCGTCTCGCTGCCCGACGAGCGCGAGGAGTGA
- a CDS encoding DUF7345 domain-containing protein, with protein sequence MSGAGGPTRRRIASLALAVLLVGSLVPVGTASGADRSGDAFVVDLETDGSATVTLRSTFDLTTQSQRAAFRELRDNETKTAGLRDGFAERLRTVAAATAESTGRQMAVENATVTVDATDSVGTVSLSATWTGLAAVDDEQVTLTEPFASSFDPEHRFVVTAPDGYVLSTVTPRPDVAGTEGTVANWAPDTSLEDFRVVATPASDQTPPPEATTGSSGPGFGIAVALGALLSAGVLARRRAQ encoded by the coding sequence ATGAGCGGGGCCGGTGGACCGACGCGGCGGCGTATCGCATCGCTCGCTCTCGCCGTCCTGCTCGTCGGGAGCCTGGTGCCTGTGGGGACCGCGAGCGGGGCCGACCGCTCCGGGGACGCGTTCGTTGTCGATCTCGAGACGGACGGCTCCGCGACGGTAACGCTCCGGTCGACGTTCGACCTGACCACCCAGAGCCAGCGGGCGGCGTTCCGCGAACTGCGGGACAACGAGACGAAGACCGCCGGACTCCGCGACGGGTTCGCCGAGCGACTCCGGACGGTGGCGGCGGCGACGGCCGAATCGACCGGTCGGCAGATGGCCGTCGAGAACGCGACGGTGACTGTCGATGCCACCGACTCGGTCGGGACCGTCTCGCTCTCGGCGACGTGGACCGGACTCGCCGCCGTCGACGACGAACAGGTCACGCTCACCGAACCGTTCGCGTCCTCGTTCGACCCCGAGCACCGGTTCGTCGTCACCGCACCCGACGGCTACGTCCTCTCGACGGTGACGCCACGGCCCGACGTCGCCGGCACCGAGGGGACCGTCGCGAACTGGGCACCGGACACCAGTCTCGAGGACTTCCGCGTGGTCGCCACACCGGCCAGCGACCAGACGCCGCCGCCCGAGGCTACGACCGGGTCGTCAGGACCCGGGTTCGGGATCGCCGTGGCGCTCGGCGCGCTGCTGTCGGCCGGCGTGCTGGCCCGTCGCCGCGCGCAGTGA